The following coding sequences are from one Solea solea chromosome 4, fSolSol10.1, whole genome shotgun sequence window:
- the LOC131458716 gene encoding uncharacterized protein LOC131458716 isoform X1 yields the protein MLVLIQLLMTMMMKSKAAPQTVTVEARSGDAVLLPSEGQSWTRENVGDIRWTHRHLVLSLKNNRTTCEQHRRCELLSNGSLRFSHVHAEDAGNYSLQVFDPHGTRLVQIHFLLRVEEVKSKNPGEGQTNVLLPISCLSLLLLFFIIIIIFIVRKRTRRTTAEPKEEDVYMPMFGNHSNKRKQLVKEEESLYVPCYPLVSMETPQTKAEDVYV from the exons ATGTTGGTTCTGATCCAGTTACtcatgacgatgatgatgaagagtaAGG cTGCCCCACAGACGGTCACCGTGGAGGCTCGGAGCGGCGACGCTGTCCTGCTGCCCTCGGAGGGGCAGAGTTGGACGAGGGAGAACGTGGGCGACATCAGGTGGACTCACCGCCACCTGGTGTTGTCACTGAAGAACAACAGGACCACGTGTGAGCAGCACAGACGCTGCGAGCTGCTGAGCAACGGCTCGCTGAGGTTCAGTCACGTTCACGCTGAAGACGCAGGAAACTACAGCCTGCAGGTGTTTGATCCACATGGGACCAGACTGGTGCAGATCCACTTTCTGTTGAGGGTGGAGGAGGTCAAGTCCAAAAACCCTGGTGAGGGTCAAACCAATGTGTTGCTGCCCATCAGCTGCCTCTCCCTGCTCCTTctgttcttcatcatcatcatcatcttcatcgtgAGGAAGAGGACAAGGAGGACAACTGCAG AGCCAAAGGAGGAAGATGTTTATATGCCGATGTTTGGTAACCACAGCAACAAGAGGAAACAACTGGTGAAAGAGGAAGAGTCTTTGTATG TTCCCTGTTATCCCttggtttccatggaaacacCTCAGACGAAGGCTGAAGACGTTTATGTGTGA
- the LOC131458716 gene encoding uncharacterized protein LOC131458716 isoform X2, which translates to MLVLIQLLMTMMMKTAPQTVTVEARSGDAVLLPSEGQSWTRENVGDIRWTHRHLVLSLKNNRTTCEQHRRCELLSNGSLRFSHVHAEDAGNYSLQVFDPHGTRLVQIHFLLRVEEVKSKNPGEGQTNVLLPISCLSLLLLFFIIIIIFIVRKRTRRTTAEPKEEDVYMPMFGNHSNKRKQLVKEEESLYVPCYPLVSMETPQTKAEDVYV; encoded by the exons ATGTTGGTTCTGATCCAGTTACtcatgacgatgatgatgaaga cTGCCCCACAGACGGTCACCGTGGAGGCTCGGAGCGGCGACGCTGTCCTGCTGCCCTCGGAGGGGCAGAGTTGGACGAGGGAGAACGTGGGCGACATCAGGTGGACTCACCGCCACCTGGTGTTGTCACTGAAGAACAACAGGACCACGTGTGAGCAGCACAGACGCTGCGAGCTGCTGAGCAACGGCTCGCTGAGGTTCAGTCACGTTCACGCTGAAGACGCAGGAAACTACAGCCTGCAGGTGTTTGATCCACATGGGACCAGACTGGTGCAGATCCACTTTCTGTTGAGGGTGGAGGAGGTCAAGTCCAAAAACCCTGGTGAGGGTCAAACCAATGTGTTGCTGCCCATCAGCTGCCTCTCCCTGCTCCTTctgttcttcatcatcatcatcatcttcatcgtgAGGAAGAGGACAAGGAGGACAACTGCAG AGCCAAAGGAGGAAGATGTTTATATGCCGATGTTTGGTAACCACAGCAACAAGAGGAAACAACTGGTGAAAGAGGAAGAGTCTTTGTATG TTCCCTGTTATCCCttggtttccatggaaacacCTCAGACGAAGGCTGAAGACGTTTATGTGTGA